The genomic stretch TGGTGCTCGACCCGTTGTCGCTGCTGCCGCTGCCCAGCACGAGGATCAGCACGATCGCGACGACGGCGGCGAGCCCGAGGATGAGGAGCGCGCCGCCGAGCCGCGACGCCCGCGGGCCGCCGCCGGGCGGGGGCGGGCGGAACCCGGGGACCGGGGCGTCATCGGACGGCTCCGCGCGGAAACCGGGGATCGGGGCATCATCGGACGGCTCTGGGACCTCGGGAACGCGGTCGCCGCCGATCGGCCGCAGTTCGTCGGCGATCGCCGCGGCCCAGGTGCGCGCCGGCTCGCCCGCCGCCAACGTTGCGGTGGCCTGCGCCGTTTCCGCGTCCTGCTGGCCCAGCAGCCAGTCGGCGAGGACCGCGCGCTGCGCCTCGGGCGGCTCGGTGGCGCCCGCCGCGCGCCCGAGGGCGACGAGCGCGCCCTCCGCGCGCTGCCGGACGGCCGCGGCGTCGGTCCGCAGCAGCGTCGCGAGCTCGTCATAGCCCTTGCCGCGTTGCAGCAGTAGCTGGACGACCGCGCGCTGCTCGGGGCTGAGGTCGTCGAGGCGGCCCATGCGCGGGCGAAGGCTATACGGTGCCTGCCGTGGATCACGCCGCCATGCCGCTGGACCTGCCCGTCCCCTTCGACGAGTCGTTCGATGCCCTCTACGGCCTGCAGATCGTCGAGCTCGGCGAGGAGCGCGCGATCGCCCGCGTGCCGGTGAGCAACGCGATCAAGCAGCCCCTGGGCCTGGTCCACGGCGGGGTCTTCTGCGCGATGGCGGAGTCGCTGGCCTCGCACGCCACCGCGGCGGTCGAGTTCCCGCGCGGCAACTCGGTGCGGGGGCTGTCGAACCAGACGAGCTTCATACGCCCGATCACCGAGGGCACGGTCCACGCGACCGCCCTGCGCCGGCACCGCGGTCGCACGACCTGGATCTGGGACGTCGAGATCACCGACGACCGCGAGCGGCTGTGCGCGGTCTCGCGGATGACCATCGCGGTGCGGCCGGCGCCTGGCCCTAGCCGCGATAGCCGTTCGTGATCGGCATCCGCCGGTCGCGCCCGAACGCCCGCGTGGTGATCTTGATGCCCGGCGGCGCCTGACGGCGCTTGTACTCGGCGAGGTCGACGAGCCGGATGACCCGCTCGACGTCCGCCTCCGGCAGACCCTGGCCGACGAGGTCCTCGGTGCCGAGGTCCTGCTCGACGTAGCCCTCAAGGATGCGGTCGAGCAGCTCGTAGGGCGGCAGCGAGTCCTCGTCGCGCTGGTCGGGCCGCAGCTCGGCCGACGGGGGGCGGTCGATGATGGAGCGCGGTAGCCCGCGGTGCTCGGAGAGCCGGTAGACGAGCGTCTTCGGGCAGTCCTTGATCACCGCGAAGCCGCCCGCCAGGTCGCCGTAGAGCGTCGAGTAGCCGACCGACATCTCCGACTTGTTGCCGGTCGTCAGCACGAGCCAGCCGAACTTGTTCGACAGCGCCATCAGGAGGTTGCCGCGGATACGGGCCTGGAGGTTCTCCTCGGTGATGTCCGGCTCGCGGCCCTGGAACGTGGCGGCGAGCATCTCCGTGTAGGACTCCATCGCCGGCGCGATCGAGAACTCGTGGCACTCGATTCCAAGCTCCCGCGCGAGATCGCGCGCGTCGTCCTGGGTGCCCGATGACGAGTACGGCGACGGCATCACCACGGCGGTGACGCGGCCCGCGCCCAGCGCGTCCACGGCGATCGCGGCGACGAGCGCCGAGTCGATCCCGCCCGAGAGGCCGAGCACGACGTGGCGGAAGCCGTTCTTCTCGACGTAGTCGCGCAGGCCGAGCACCAGCGCCGCGTAGACCTCGGCCTCGATCGGCTGCAGCAGCGGCGCGACCCGCCGCTCGGGCGCGGCCCCCGTGGCGGGCGGGGCCGGCTCCAGGCGCGCCAGGGTGACGACCTGCGGGGCGGTGCGGCGGACGGTCGGCCGGTGCGACGTGTCGCGCAGGCGGGCCTTCGCGCCGGCGCCGAGGTCGACGTCGACGACCAGCATCTCCTCGGCGAACTGCGCGGCGCGCGCGACGATCTCGCCCGTGTGGTCGCAGACGAACGAGTGGCCGTCGAAGACCAGCTCGTCCTGGCCGCCGACCTGGGCGCAGAACGCGTACGCGGCGAGCGAGTCGCGGGCGCGCTGGGCAATCATGCGCTCGCGCTCGACGCCCTTGCCGGCGTGGTAGGGCGAGGCCGACAGGTTGAGGATGAGGCTCGCGCCCGCCACCGCCTCGTCGGTCGCCGGCGGCCCCGGCTCCCAGATGTCCTCGCAGATGGTGATGCCCACGCGCAGGTCGCCCACGTCGACGACGCCGCCGCCCGGACCGATCTGGAAGTAGCGCTGCTCGTCGAAGACCCCGTAGTTCGGCAGCAGCACCTTGCGGTAGATCGCCTGGAGGCGGCCGCGCGACAGGACCGCCGCGGCGTTGAAGACGTCCTCGGCGCGCTCCGGGAAGCCCACGACCGCGACATGCTCGCCGGACTCCGCGGCGAGGCGGTCGATCGCGGCCCGCGCGTCGCGCAGGAAGTGCTCCTTGAGCAGGAGGTCCTCGGGCGGGTAGCCAGTGATGACCAGCTCGGCGAACAGCGAGAGCTGGGCCCCGGCGGCGCACGCGGCGGCGATCCCGTCGCGGACCTTGCGCTCGTTGCCCTCGAGGTCGCCCACGGTGGGGTTCAGCTGGTGTAGCGCCAGGCGCAGCGTGCGATCGCTCATCGCCCCACATCATGGCGTGCGCTGCGTCGAGGCCGTCCCCGGGCGATCGAGCGACGCGTCGTCGCGCGACTGCAGGATCAGCATCAGGGCGACGACCCCGGCGGCCGCGACGACGACGGCCAGCACCACGGCGAGCAGGCGGCTCACGGGCGCCGGAGCTCTTCGGCGCGCGGCATCCGGCCGTTGCGCGAGCGGCCGCGGGGTCCGCGGGGGCCCGGGCCCAGCGCGCCGGCCGCCGCCGCCGCGAGGTCGGCGATCGCGCCGCGCAGGCCCTCGGCGACGACGTCGAGGTCCGGCAGGGCGTCCTGGTCGCTGAGCAGACCGAACCCGAGGCGGCCGGCGTAGCTCATGACCGACACGCCGACGGCGTGGTGGGGCGCCAGCGGCACCACGGAATGGACGCGGCGCATCTCGCGGCCGAGCAGGAAGAGCGGATGCTGCGGGCCCGGGACGTTCGTCACCGCGACGTCGAAGCGGTCCTCGTGGGCCTGCAGGCGGGCGGCCTGGCTCATGATGGTGGTGGCGGCGAACCCGGGGAGGTGGGTGAGCGCCTCGGCGCTCATCGCCTCGGCGGCGCCGGGCGCGGCGGCCAGCGACGCGCGTACGGCGGCGAAGGCGGCGAGCGGATCGGTCTCGCCCACCGGGAGATCGGCGGGCATCGCTTCGATGCGCCCGATGACGGTCGCGTCCGTCCCGGGGCCCGGTCCGCGCAGCGCGAGCGGGACGAGCGCCCGCAGCGTCAGCCCGAGGGTACGGTGCCCGTGCAGGCGCAGGTGGCGTCCCAGCGCGCCCGCGACGACGGTGAGCACCGCGTCGTTGACGGTGCCGCCCAGGGCGTCCTTGATCGCCCGGAACGTCTCGAGATCCGCGTCGACCCACTCGTAGCGCCGGTGCGGGCCGATCGGCACCCGGTACGGGCTCGTGTCCGGTGGGACGAATCCGGCCCAGCCCAGCGGCGCCGCCTTCGCGATCGTGCCCGCCGCCCGGCGCGGGGCCCGCAGCAGCACCCGCGCGCCGCGGCCGATCTCCTCGGGCATCGTCGCGCGCTCGAGCAGGGATCCGGCGAGCAGCTGGGCCGGCGTGGGAACGGGCCGCGGAACCCATCCGGGCGCGTCCCGGGGCGCGTGCTGCGCGCTGGTGTCGGCGGCGTCGTCCTCGAGCAGGACGCTGGCGATCTCGCGCCCGCGGAGGCCGTCGACGAGCACGTGATGGGTCTTGCCGATGAGCGCGAAGCGGTCGCCCTCGAGCCCCTCGACGAGCCAGATCTCCCACAGCGGCTTCGCGCGGTCCAGCGGCTGCGAGAAGATCCGGCCGGCCTCGCGCTTGAGCGACGCCTCGTCGCCCGGCACGGGCAGCCCGCTGTGGCGGACGTGGTAGCGCAGGTTGAAGTACGGGTCGTCCACCCAGACCGGCCGGCCCTGGCGCAGCGGCACCCCGGCCGGCACCTGCCGGTAGCGCGGCACGAGGTCCAGGCGGGCGCGGATGTGGTCGAGCAGCTCGACGTAGCCGGGGGGCCGGCCGTCGAAGACGAGGACCTCGGCGACGTGCAGGTTGGCCGCGCCGTCGCGCTCGCGGTGCAGGAAGGATGCGTCGAGGCCGCTCAGGCGATCGGGGTTGGCCACGACCCCGATTGTGGTTGCGGCCGGGGGGATGCGCAAGCCGCGGCACACGATGTTCTCCACCGGCGCCCTAACCTCTGCCGTCGTGCCCGTGCCCGGATACCCGTGGGACGACATCCTGGAGCCGTACCTGGGAACGGTCCGGTCGCTGCTCGGACCGGGGACGTCGCTGCTCGACGTCCACACGCACACGGGCTTCAACGACCCCGACGGGGTGAAGGGGTCCGTCGAGGACCTGCTGGGCGGCCTGGACCGCGCAGGGATCGACGAGGCCGTCGTCTTCACGACCGCCGAGCCTGAGGGGTACCCGCCGGCCAACGACCGGGTGCTCGCCGAGATCGCGACGGCCGGCGGTCGGCTGCGCGCGTTCGCCCGCATCGACCCTAACGCCGGCGATCCGCTGCCGGAGGCCCGCCGCTGCCTGGAGGCGGGCGCGGTCGGCTTCAAGCTGCATCCACGCTCCGACGCGTTCGTCATGTCGCACCCGTCGGTGCAGGCGCTCGTCGAGCTGGCCGCCGCCGAGCGGCTGCCCGTGCTCGTCCACGCGGGGCGCGGCATCCCGGCGCTCGGCGAGGACCTCGTCACGCTCGCCCGGCGCCATCCCAGCGCCGCGCTGATCCTCGCCCACGCCGGCATCAGCGACCTCGGCCTGGTCGGCCCGGTGGCCAACGAGCTGCAGAACCTCTACTTCGACACGTCCTGGTGGCTGTCGTCCGACATGCTCGCGCTGTTCGAGACGGTCGACCCGTCGCGGATCCTGTTCGCCTCCGACATGCCGTACGGGTCGGGCCGCTATGCCCTGATGGCGTTCGTGCGCTGCGCGAGGGAGGTCGGGCTGGGCCCGGACGCGCTCGAGGCGATCGCGGGCGGCAACGCGCGGCGGGTGCTGGCCGGCGAGCCCCCGATCGACCTCGGCGGGCCGCCCGGGCGCGGCGTGCTCGGCCACCGGTGGCTCGCGGGGGAGCGCGTCATCGCCTACACCGCCGCGGCGTGCCAGATGATCTTTCGCTTCGTCGACGCGACGGAGCCGCTCGCGCTGGCACGGCTCGCCTGCCAGATCCCCACGGGCGGCGCGGACGGCGACGAGGCTCGCCTGCTGACGGAGATCGACGGGCTGCTCGAGACCGCCCAGGCGGTGCAGGCGCAGGAGCCGCTCGAGACGCGCGCCGCGCGGTTCGCGGCGATCGCCGCGCAGCTGCTCGCCGGCACGCCGCGCGTGCCGATCTGAGGACCGCCGCCCAAGTGTGAGGTGTCGCACACTTGGGTGTCGGGGCCGTGAGGCGGGGTACTCTCGAACGGCTGTTCGTATTCGGCCCGGGTGACTTCGCGGCGTCTTTCGCTGCTCCGCGCGTCTCGAGATCCCGCCGGCCGCCGCACAGACAAAGGAGGACCTCTGTTGAGGCCGCAGAACCCGCTGCGCGCCGTGCCGGCCCTTGGGCTGGCGAGCGTGCTCGGATCAACCATCGCCCTGAGCGCCGCCGCGCCCGCCGCCGCTCAGTCCGACACCCCGGGCGCACCCATCCAGATCACCGTCCGCGACGGCTCCCTGCGCTTCGGCGCGGCGGTCGACGTGACCGGCCGCCTCGCCTCCGGGCAGCCCGGCGTCCCCGTGGCCCTGCAGTTCCGCCCGGCGGGCGGCG from Capillimicrobium parvum encodes the following:
- a CDS encoding anti-sigma factor domain-containing protein produces the protein MGRLDDLSPEQRAVVQLLLQRGKGYDELATLLRTDAAAVRQRAEGALVALGRAAGATEPPEAQRAVLADWLLGQQDAETAQATATLAAGEPARTWAAAIADELRPIGGDRVPEVPEPSDDAPIPGFRAEPSDDAPVPGFRPPPPGGGPRASRLGGALLILGLAAVVAIVLILVLGSGSSDNGSSTSASTGTQSTSTTSTTQAQPTIEGQINLRAPGAGKALGVATVIAQGGQRGIVVNAQDLQPNSKRNAYVAWLTGGPSDGVKRLGATPVVGKNGRLENVTALLPEDAKDYRALELSLETSNDPAKPTDVVLRGRL
- a CDS encoding NAD+ synthase — its product is MSDRTLRLALHQLNPTVGDLEGNERKVRDGIAAACAAGAQLSLFAELVITGYPPEDLLLKEHFLRDARAAIDRLAAESGEHVAVVGFPERAEDVFNAAAVLSRGRLQAIYRKVLLPNYGVFDEQRYFQIGPGGGVVDVGDLRVGITICEDIWEPGPPATDEAVAGASLILNLSASPYHAGKGVERERMIAQRARDSLAAYAFCAQVGGQDELVFDGHSFVCDHTGEIVARAAQFAEEMLVVDVDLGAGAKARLRDTSHRPTVRRTAPQVVTLARLEPAPPATGAAPERRVAPLLQPIEAEVYAALVLGLRDYVEKNGFRHVVLGLSGGIDSALVAAIAVDALGAGRVTAVVMPSPYSSSGTQDDARDLARELGIECHEFSIAPAMESYTEMLAATFQGREPDITEENLQARIRGNLLMALSNKFGWLVLTTGNKSEMSVGYSTLYGDLAGGFAVIKDCPKTLVYRLSEHRGLPRSIIDRPPSAELRPDQRDEDSLPPYELLDRILEGYVEQDLGTEDLVGQGLPEADVERVIRLVDLAEYKRRQAPPGIKITTRAFGRDRRMPITNGYRG
- a CDS encoding PaaI family thioesterase, yielding MDHAAMPLDLPVPFDESFDALYGLQIVELGEERAIARVPVSNAIKQPLGLVHGGVFCAMAESLASHATAAVEFPRGNSVRGLSNQTSFIRPITEGTVHATALRRHRGRTTWIWDVEITDDRERLCAVSRMTIAVRPAPGPSRDSRS
- a CDS encoding wax ester/triacylglycerol synthase family O-acyltransferase — protein: MANPDRLSGLDASFLHRERDGAANLHVAEVLVFDGRPPGYVELLDHIRARLDLVPRYRQVPAGVPLRQGRPVWVDDPYFNLRYHVRHSGLPVPGDEASLKREAGRIFSQPLDRAKPLWEIWLVEGLEGDRFALIGKTHHVLVDGLRGREIASVLLEDDAADTSAQHAPRDAPGWVPRPVPTPAQLLAGSLLERATMPEEIGRGARVLLRAPRRAAGTIAKAAPLGWAGFVPPDTSPYRVPIGPHRRYEWVDADLETFRAIKDALGGTVNDAVLTVVAGALGRHLRLHGHRTLGLTLRALVPLALRGPGPGTDATVIGRIEAMPADLPVGETDPLAAFAAVRASLAAAPGAAEAMSAEALTHLPGFAATTIMSQAARLQAHEDRFDVAVTNVPGPQHPLFLLGREMRRVHSVVPLAPHHAVGVSVMSYAGRLGFGLLSDQDALPDLDVVAEGLRGAIADLAAAAAGALGPGPRGPRGRSRNGRMPRAEELRRP
- a CDS encoding amidohydrolase family protein, which translates into the protein MPVPGYPWDDILEPYLGTVRSLLGPGTSLLDVHTHTGFNDPDGVKGSVEDLLGGLDRAGIDEAVVFTTAEPEGYPPANDRVLAEIATAGGRLRAFARIDPNAGDPLPEARRCLEAGAVGFKLHPRSDAFVMSHPSVQALVELAAAERLPVLVHAGRGIPALGEDLVTLARRHPSAALILAHAGISDLGLVGPVANELQNLYFDTSWWLSSDMLALFETVDPSRILFASDMPYGSGRYALMAFVRCAREVGLGPDALEAIAGGNARRVLAGEPPIDLGGPPGRGVLGHRWLAGERVIAYTAAACQMIFRFVDATEPLALARLACQIPTGGADGDEARLLTEIDGLLETAQAVQAQEPLETRAARFAAIAAQLLAGTPRVPI